The bacterium (Candidatus Blackallbacteria) CG13_big_fil_rev_8_21_14_2_50_49_14 genomic sequence TAGGCCCTGGCGAATCCCCTTTGGGGATTTCTTCACAGACTTTTACCAATAAATCCAGCATCATCAAAGTAAAATTTGAAGGTGCTGACAAAATGGATAAACAATACCGTCTGAGAGACGTTTTTAGTATTCCAACCGTTCTATTTGCGTTCATTGGTCTTACGGCCATGACAGTGAGCTTTGTGGGCGGATTGGCGTTCTGGGTTCTGGCCTGGCTCCAAACACCAGTTATGCGCAAGAAAGTCGCCGCCAAAATGAGCAAAGAAGACTTCCCCTTTATTCAAAGAACAGGCTTTGCTGTGGTCGCCTTTATGGCCTGCATGATGGTTGCATCGGGTACTCAATACTCAAAGCCAAATCAACAGGCCCAAGCGCCAACAGAGCAGCCGCCAGCGTCTGAGCAGGTTCCACCAGGTGAGCCGGTAGCAACAGCCACGCCAGCGCCCCCAAAGCAAGTTAAAATTCTTGACGCTCTTGATATTATTGGTAAACCAGTAGATGTTGTCGACGCCAAATTGGGTAAGCCCATAAAAAATGGCAAGGGCGGCCCTGGCATGACTTACAGGGATTATAAAATAGGCGTATATGATATTTACATTGAGTTTGAAGGGGTTGAAAAGGCCTCTCAAATCCAAATACGCAAAGAGGGCGGATTGACTGGCGTGACAAATGAAAGCGCATCTATTCTTGGAGCAATTGGACTAAGCGATAGTCCGCCCAGCAAAGATAGTCAATATGGTGCTGATTGGTATGGGAAAGATGGCATAGGCAGGATTACTGTCCATAAATCAGACGTTCCGTACTACATTGCGGTTCATCTAAATCGAGACTAATGCAATCTAAATCATCTGCCCCCACCAGGGGGCTTTTTTATTGGGGGAAAAATGATAATTGAATCAAATAAGTGAGGTCTATTTTTGTGCAAAACTCAGAGACGGTTATTCAGGCGGCAACTGTTCTTCTTCATTTTTCAATATGGCTGGTGGGATTTCTATACCTTTCAGCCAAAATTCTGGGCCTAGTTTTGCGAGTTCTGGAAGACTCGGCACAAAATGCGTGGCCTCAAATTTTGGGGTCTTATAAAGGTTCAAAATATCGTGCTGTAGATTTGCCTGTAATAGATACACCCATTCAAGCAAAGGCTCGGATGATGCAATCAGTATCTTTTCGCTCTCAACCGGATTCTCTTCAAAATGAACAAAAATAGAATGAATTTTGCTGAGCATTTTACAGAAGCCGGAATAATTGTCGGCGGTATCAGATTCAAACCAGCCTATTTTGTGTTTTAGCTTCTGAATGCCAATATAAGCGGGCAAAAATTCATTTATATCAATCACAATCTCTGGAACAAGAATTCCGTGTTCTTTATAGCTGACGCCAGTCAAAAACGGAAGCAAAGCATCGCTCAGTTCATCATAGACAGCCATGCGTTTTTCAATCAGCTTTGTATAAAATGCGTTTCTGTACTCAAGATTTTTAATGCTTATGGATGTTCCGAGCGTCACCAAGCCGCCAATCGCAACGCCAAGAATAGCCCAAAATGCAGAGGGCAAATTAGCTATAAAATCAAAAAATATTTCCATGCCAAGAGTATAGCATAGAGCGTTTTACGGGCCTTCCATGCTGCACTTTGCAGACGTGAGCGCTGACAACCAAATAACCCGCTGTGAATGGGGTACAGTAACAGGTGGAAGCAAAAAGGTTATTCGCAAGCCTGGCCTCTAACTCCAGCAAAACCGCCTTGACTGTCAAATGTGAGTTTGCACTCTGAGCCAGCTGGCCAGTCCATCATAACTGCGCTGCCATAATCGCCATAAAAGGCGACCCGGATAATTTTATCGTTAAAAATATATAAAAAGCCTATGCGAAATTTCTCGATTTCAGCATCGAGGCTTTTGTTTTTTGCCATCAATGCCTGCTTTGTTTTCGCATCCAGGTTGAGCTGCTTCCACTGCTTGAAATACCTTTTATTCGATTTCTCAACAGCTTCATCATTGGGGTCGCTCTCTATGTTGATGATTCCCACCTGGTCGGTTGGTTTCGTCGCTGCCAGAGAGGGGGCTTGGGATAGAATCATCAAAGCAATAGCTAAAATAGGCTTGCGCATGTTTGTAACTCCAGTTTTTAGAGTATTTTACACCACCAGGTTTTTTTAATTGGCAAGTGACCCCACCAGAGAGCGCAGGTTCTTCCTTCCCTGCTCTCCCTGCTGTGGTGATTCGCAGTATCCCTTCTCCATCTGCCCAGTGCTAGCTGGGTTTCTTTCGCCCCCGTAGCTCAGTTAGAAGAGCAATTCCTGCGAAACAGTAAGCGCTTACTGGCCAAGGGGATAGGTCGCTGGTGCGATTCCAGCCGGGGGCACTGATTGTATCGGCATTTATGCTGATAGCCATCCTAAAAAATGGCCCGTGTAAACCTCTTAAAGAGTGGGGGGAGCGTCAAACGGCAAGATTCCCCCACTCGTTTGGGTCTAGGTGTAGGGAGCACGCTTGCTGGTGGCTTGGCGCCAAGTCTTGCAAGAGGGTCAGGTTCGAGTCCTGAAAGTATCCACTGCCTGGGACCGATAAATCGTTGCCCCGTTCGGTGTGCGCACACAAACGGGGAGGCGTTGGCATTCGCGGCGGACGTCGGCGAGTGGGTTCATGTCCCATTCCCAGGCTCTGGGCATTATGCTGTTTGCGGTTACGCGAAGCTCACAAATCGGTACCAACCGCTGGCCCGCCCCGAGGCTGTCTCTGTGAACAGGGAAAATAGAGGGGCTTGATGCCCGAAAGCAGCGCTGCCGTGTGCAAAGTCTGTAAGTAGGGCATCACACAACATGCAGAAGCCCGAGAGAGCGACCCGAAGCACTCTCTTGAGCACCCTCACCCATCGGCCAGCCTTGGTGGCCTGCGCACGTCTTTGGGCCGTCAGGCGCGGTGAGGATACCAAGGCCCCGCCGGAGGCCTCCGGCACATAACACAAAATGCAAACAAATCTCAGCGATGGACCAGAAACCGCGCTGAGACACATCCACCGCAAGTCCTTCTTGGGGGCTTGGTTCCAGACACTGGTGCGGAATAGGTGGGTGTGGCAATGCCAAGACCGATTTTGCTGGGCGGGTCCCAGCCCCTTTACGGGGTAGAGCAGTGGCAGCTCAGTTGGCTCATAACCAAAAGGTCGCCGGTTCGAGTCCGGCCCCCGTAACTGCTCAGCAATGGGCAAAAAACAGAGAAGGAATGTAAGTCCCTTCTCTGTCTGTTTCTATGTGTTCATCTCATTTGCCGGGCGCCCATGGCCCGGTTTTTCTTAAAAAAGGAGAATAGCCGTGAAAGGTTCATTATTAGCTTCGCTTCAACTGCTCGCTTTGCAGCGATTAACCATGATTGGGACTGACTCAAAGCCCATTAAAGAGCGCACAAACAAGCGCAAGCGTAAAAAGCGAAATGCCAAGCCCAAGAATAAAACCGTTTATCGGAGGGTCAAAGCATGAATGAAGACCTCGACCAATCAATAGACTCTCTGCCCTGGTGGATTCCCCAGCCTTTGGGTGCCCGTGCTTTGATTCGCCCCGATGGCTTAAAAGACAAAACAGCCGGAGGCATATATCTGCCAGACCAGGCAAAAGAAGAGCCTACAGAAGGCGTCATTGCCAACCTTGGCCCCGGCCACAAGCTCAAAGACGGCACTTATGCACCCCTCGAAGTGAAAATAGGGCAGCGCGTCATTTACAACAAGTGGGGCGCGACCGAGATTAAAGAGCAAGGGGAAACCTTTGTCATCGTTCGCGAAGAGGATATTTTGGGAATTATCCACGGGGGTGAAATCGATGACGACCTGCTCCCCGCATTCTGAACCACAATCCCGCTTTGACCTTATAAACCAGCTTTGCGCAGCTGCCCGCTCTGACACCAGCTCGAAATGGGACCAGCAACGCGAAGAAAGAATCAGCCAGGCACAAGCTGAGATGGACAGAATACAAACCAATCTCAGCCGAAAGCGCCGCGACTTCAGTAAGCCAAATTCAGGTGAACCAGTCAGAGCAGAAGCCCGTGTCCAAGAGAGACGGGTCAGAGCAGAAGCCGTCAAATCCCAAACAACCCCTGTTATCAAAACAGGGAGGCCGGGCCGCCCGCGCAAGACCCTCTATGCCTGGGGAGATTCCCCAAAGCATTAACCCACCCATCCCGGTATTTTGCCGGGTATTTTTTCGATTGTTTTGAAATGTGACGATTATCACAAATAAAGAGGAGAATTAACCGAAAATGCACGAATCAGCTTTAGACAACTTCCCCACTACAGACCCAGTTGAACTGTATGAGCGCCAGATTGAAAAGTTAAAAATTCAGCTCAACCGGCTCAACAGAGAGAATGTCACACTCCAAACGAGACTGGCCATGGCTGACCGTGATTCTCGGGTCAAAGCAGAATTAGGTCAAATCAAAACGGAGCCGCGTGAGCTTCATGTCAGTATCAACTTACAGTTTTAACCACCAGCTCGAAAAAGCCGAGCGCATAGAGCGGGCCCTGGATGAACACTTTCAATCTATCGGAGCCCGCATCTCACCCGCCACACTGCAAGCCCAAAGAGCAGGCATA encodes the following:
- a CDS encoding co-chaperone GroES, with the protein product MNEDLDQSIDSLPWWIPQPLGARALIRPDGLKDKTAGGIYLPDQAKEEPTEGVIANLGPGHKLKDGTYAPLEVKIGQRVIYNKWGATEIKEQGETFVIVREEDILGIIHGGEIDDDLLPAF